A region of Salinibacter sp. 10B DNA encodes the following proteins:
- a CDS encoding Na+/H+ antiporter NhaC family protein: protein MPDPSVSEIDEAESSTDSEAAPEGSPDGWMRWAIAALVLGGLGIAVYFAGDIPKTDGHYGFWSILPPLIAIVLAFWMREVVSALFIGIAAGGLIAGKVNIIDAFLLPAIGTEDFALILLVYLWALGGLIGLWTRTGGALRFASWAGERMVRGPKTAKFFTWIMGLVFHQGGTISTVLTGATARPIGDQHDVSHEELSYVVDSTASPAATLIPFNVWPIYVGGLVAGTIPLFETAQDGITFFFSALPFNFYAIFAVAMTFLFAWEVLPWVPGKQMREAMDRARSTGKLDRDGATPLTSRELTEMDVPDDYAPGLIDFLAPIGTLLGVAILPYIVTYFFMGWTGGQNPDPMLLIAEAFVLAVLAGMGIALFKGMDFDTVIDGFIDGCKGVTIGAIILALAVSLKEVADAVGTANYVVATVGDVLTPAILPGLLLVLCVIIAFSTGTSWGTYAVVFPVAMPLAWSVSQDPFFITLCFSAVVGGSVYGDQCSPISDTTVLSSLATGSDLMDHVYTQLPLASVAGGLAIVVYTLMVVFFV, encoded by the coding sequence ATGCCCGACCCCTCTGTGTCTGAGATTGATGAGGCCGAGTCTTCCACCGATTCAGAAGCCGCTCCCGAAGGGTCGCCCGATGGATGGATGCGATGGGCGATAGCTGCGTTGGTGTTAGGAGGATTGGGGATTGCTGTTTATTTTGCTGGTGACATCCCGAAGACCGACGGTCACTACGGCTTCTGGTCCATTTTGCCACCGCTCATCGCCATCGTGTTGGCGTTCTGGATGCGGGAGGTTGTCAGCGCCCTCTTCATCGGCATCGCGGCAGGTGGGCTTATCGCGGGGAAGGTGAATATCATTGATGCCTTTCTCCTTCCAGCCATCGGCACGGAGGACTTTGCACTCATCTTACTGGTGTACCTGTGGGCACTGGGAGGCCTCATCGGGCTCTGGACACGCACCGGAGGAGCTCTCCGATTTGCCTCGTGGGCTGGGGAGCGCATGGTTCGCGGCCCGAAGACAGCCAAGTTCTTCACCTGGATTATGGGCTTGGTCTTTCACCAGGGGGGCACCATCTCGACCGTTCTCACCGGCGCAACGGCTCGTCCCATCGGCGATCAGCACGACGTTTCGCACGAAGAATTGTCATACGTGGTTGACTCCACGGCATCCCCCGCCGCCACGCTGATTCCGTTCAACGTGTGGCCCATTTACGTTGGGGGTCTCGTGGCTGGGACGATTCCCCTCTTCGAGACTGCACAGGACGGCATCACGTTCTTCTTTTCGGCCCTCCCGTTCAACTTCTACGCGATATTCGCTGTGGCGATGACGTTTCTCTTTGCGTGGGAGGTGCTTCCTTGGGTCCCGGGCAAGCAGATGCGTGAGGCCATGGACCGGGCACGCTCGACCGGCAAATTGGATCGCGATGGGGCAACCCCGCTCACCTCGCGCGAACTCACGGAGATGGACGTGCCGGACGATTACGCACCGGGCCTCATCGACTTCCTTGCCCCCATCGGGACGCTACTAGGCGTGGCCATCCTTCCGTATATCGTGACCTATTTCTTTATGGGATGGACGGGAGGGCAGAATCCCGATCCGATGCTACTCATTGCGGAGGCATTTGTGCTCGCGGTGCTGGCCGGAATGGGCATTGCCTTGTTCAAAGGCATGGACTTCGACACGGTGATCGATGGCTTTATTGACGGCTGCAAGGGCGTGACCATCGGTGCCATCATTCTAGCGCTTGCCGTGTCGTTGAAAGAGGTGGCCGACGCGGTGGGCACGGCCAATTATGTGGTGGCAACGGTTGGAGACGTGCTTACGCCCGCCATCCTGCCGGGACTTCTCCTCGTCCTTTGTGTGATCATAGCATTCTCGACGGGAACTTCGTGGGGGACCTACGCGGTGGTGTTTCCGGTGGCGATGCCACTGGCGTGGAGCGTTTCGCAGGACCCGTTTTTCATCACCCTCTGCTTTAGCGCCGTGGTTGGCGGTAGCGTCTACGGCGACCAGTGCTCGCCCATTTCGGACACGACGGTGCTCTCGTCACTCGCCACTGGGTCGGACCTCATGGACCACGTGTACACCCAGCTTCCCCTGGCATCGGTCGCGGGAGGCCTCGCAATTGTGGTGTACACACTGATGGTGGTGTTCTTCGTGTGA